One genomic window of Quercus robur chromosome 6, dhQueRobu3.1, whole genome shotgun sequence includes the following:
- the LOC126732825 gene encoding F-box protein SKIP2 — translation MGQSTSSLGSPSEFSQFYPNYRFKLSSSAVITPFELMEEAEFSENVAVGRDYTADLPDECLASIFHFLGTGDRKRCSLVCSRWLSVDAQSRHRLSLNARADLLSSIPSIFARFDSVTKLALRCDRKSTSIDDDALVLISIRCRSLTSVKLRGCRELTDLGMAAFAQNCKGLKKLSCGSCLFGAKAMNAVLDYCTALEELSVKRLRGLHDSAEPIGPGAAASSLKSICLKELVHGQNFGPLIVGSKKLKTLKIIRCLGEWDKVLDMLGKFNTGLTEIHLERVQVSDVGLSGISNCSNLEILHIVKTPECSNSGLVCVAEHCKLLRKLHIDAWRTNRIGDEGLIAVAKQCPNLQELVLIGMNPTSTSLAPIASNCQKLERLALCGSGTIGDAEIACIAAKCTALKKLCIKCCPISDVGIEALGFGCPNLVKVKVKKCKGVSTEVADWLRERKGSLIVILDACEIEPLDGSGSELGVQESAMELPPIVSQGTMVADVASSSNSRMTMFRTKFGFFTGRNLVACTLRRWSNGEDDGSNSNL, via the coding sequence ATGGGCCAGTCCACTTCCAGCTTGGGTTCTCCGTCGGAGTTTAGCCAGTTTTACCCGAATTATCGGTTCAAACTCAGCTCATCGGCGGTTATCACGCCGTTTGAGTTAATGGAAGAGGCGGAGTTTTCCGAAAACGTCGCTGTTGGTCGTGACTACACAGCCGATCTTCCTGACGAGTGCTTAGCTAGCATTTTCCATTTCCTCGGCACCGGAGACCGGAAAAGGTGCTCGCTCGTTTGCAGTAGGTGGCTCAGCGTTGACGCTCAAAGCCGTCACCGTCTCTCTCTCAACGCTCGAGCTGATTTGCTCTCTTCGATTCCTTCTATCTTCGCTCGCTTCGACTCGGTCACCAAACTCGCTCTCCGATGTGACCGGAAATCGACTAGCATAGACGACGACGCTCTGGTCCTGATCTCGATCCGGTGCCGGAGCCTCACCAGCGTGAAGCTCCGTGGTTGCCGCGAGCTCACTGACCTAGGAATGGCCGCTTTTGCTCAGAACTGCAAGGGTTTGAAGAAACTCtcttgtggctcgtgtttgttcGGCGCTAAAGCCATGAACGCAGTCCTCGATTACTGCACAGCTCTCGAGGAGCTCTCCGTGAAGCGCCTCCGCGGCCTACATGACTCGGCGGAGCCGATCGGTCCCGGCGCTGCGGCGTCGTCTTTGAAATCAATCTGTTTGAAGGAGCTCGTCCATGGTCAGAACTTTGGACCGCTTATAGTCGGTTCGAAAAAGCTCAAAACTTTGAAAATCATTCGGTGTTTGGGTGAGTGGGACAAGGTTTTAGATATGTTAGGAAAATTCAACACTGGTTTGACCGAAATTCATCTCGAGAGGGTTCAAGTTAGCGATGTTGGCCTCTCTGGCATTTCGAATTGCTCCAATTTGGAGATCTTGCATATTGTTAAGACTCCGGAATGTTCGAATTCCGGCCTTGTTTGTGTTGCTGAACACTGCAAGCTATTAAGAAAGCTTCACATTGATGCTTGGAGGACTAATAGGATTGGCGATGAGGGTTTAATTGCTGTGGCCAAACAATGCCCCAATTTACAAGAACTTGTTTTGATTGGAATGAATCCTACGTCGACGAGTTTAGCACCGATAGCTTCTAATTGCCAGAAGCTTGAACGATTGGCACTCTGCGGGAGTGGCACCATTGGTGATGCTGAGATTGCCTGCATTGCTGCGAAATGCACGGCCTTGAAGAAGCTTTGTATTAAGTGTTGTCCCATTTCGGATGTGGGGATTGAAGCGCTTGGTTTTGGTTGTCCCAATTTGGTGAAGGTTAAGGTGAAGAAGTGTAAGGGAGTGAGTACTGAAGTCGCGGATTGGTTGCGAGAACGAAAGGGGTCTTTGATTGTCATTCTGGATGCTTGTGAAATTGAACCATTGGATGGCAGTGGTAGTGAGCTTGGAGTTCAAGAGAGTGCCATGGAGCTCCCACCAATTGTTAGCCAAGGAACTATGGTAGCTGATGTTGCATCAAGTAGTAATAGCCGGATGACAATGTTTAGGACCAAATTTGGATTTTTCACTGGTAGGAATTTAGTGGCGTGCACTCTCAGGAGGTGGTCAAATGGTGAAGATGATGGTTCCAATTCCAACTTATGA